A DNA window from Fragaria vesca subsp. vesca linkage group LG3, FraVesHawaii_1.0, whole genome shotgun sequence contains the following coding sequences:
- the LOC101298404 gene encoding desiccation-related protein PCC13-62-like: protein MAHFAYTSTTAIVSFLILLLVPHSYSSGAVPDSDVDLLEFPLNLEYLEAEFFLYGSLGFGLDRVAPNLTSGGPKPIGARKAMLDPSTRDVIEQFAWQEVGHLRAIKRTVKGFPRPQLDLSAKSFAKVFDLAFGRPLKPPFDPYANSLNYLLASYLIPYVGLTGYVGANPKLQGPTSKRLVAGLLGVESGQDAVIRTMLYRQALVRVHPYGITVAEFTNRLSDLRNKLGQMGLKDEGLLIPKYKGAEGKIRGNVLAGDSYSVAYDRTPEEILRIVYGSGDERAPGGFYPKGADGRIAKSHLRSE, encoded by the exons ATGGCACATTTTGCTTATACCAGCACCACCGCTATTGTTTCTTTCCTCATCCTCCTCCTTGTTCCACATTCTTACTCTTCTGGTGCTGTTCCAGATTCAGATGTTGATCTCTTGGAGTTTCCTCTGAACCTTGAGTACTTGGAAGCTGAGTTCTTCCTATATGGCTCTTTGGGTTTTGGCTTGGATAGAGTTGCTCCAAACTTGACGTCCGGTGGTCCAAAACCCATTGGTGCTAGGAAGGCCATGTTAGACCCTTCCACTAGGGATGTGATCGAACAATTTGCATGGCAAGAAGTTGGACATTTGAG AGCTATTAAAAGGACAGTGAAAGGGTTCCCAAGGCCACAGTTGGATTTAAGTGCAAAATCATTTGCAAAGGTGTTTGATCTTGCATTTGGACGTCCTTTGAAGCCACCATTTGATCCTTATGCCAATAGCTTGAACTATCTCCTTGCATCCTATTTGATCCCTTATGTTGGTCTTACTGGTTATGTTGGAGCAAACCCCAAACTCCAAGGCCCTACTTCCAAAAGG CTTGTTGCAGGTCTTTTAGGTGTGGAATCAGGACAAGATGCAGTGATTAGAACAATGCTGTATAGGCAGGCTCTGGTGAGAGTGCACCCATATGGTATAACAGTAGCTGAGTTCACAAATCGGCTTTCTGATCTGAGGAACAAGCTGGGACAGATGGGTTTGAAAGATGAAGGCCTTCTGATTCCAAAATATAAAGGAGCTGAGGGAAAAATCAGGGGCAATGTTCTTGCTGGAGACTCATATTCAGTTGCATATGACAGGACACCGGAGGAGATACTAAGGATTGTATATGGATCGGGTGATGAACGTGCCCCGGGGGGTTTCTATCCGAAAGGAGCTGATGGTCGTATTGCCAAATCTCATCTACGTTCTGAATAG
- the LOC101298693 gene encoding pentatricopeptide repeat-containing protein At3g48810-like, whose translation MYLKEGCSLLLKIHKPTRPLVLSSNPNLVPSLNPKPQTEPTQPILKESEVFQRLKHEPQLGLALEYFRSISNSRAFKHTQLTYTAMIEKLGSQCEMDGVQYLMHQMKLEGVSCSEDLFISVVKAYRRAGLAEQALKVFYRIREFGCKPSVKIYNHLLDALLCENRFRMINPVYVNMKKDGMVPNVFTYNILLKALCKNDRVDGAHKLLVEMSKKGCCPDTVSYTTVVSALCRLGKVDEARELACKFEPNVAVYNALVNGLCKEFKFEEALVLLVEMADKGLDPNVITYSTVISSLSDMRNVESALAVLAKMFVRGCRPNIHTFTSLIKGYFMEGRVSEALDLWNRMVCEGFEPNVVAYTTVIHGLCSVGNMRKAISVLHEMQKKGCSPNVTTYSTLIDGFAKAGNLVRASETWNNMMDCGCRPNVIAYTCMVDVLCRKYMFNQAQCLLENMTAEGCPPNIVTFNTFIKGLCEGGEVDWAVKVLNKMRDNGSLPNITTYNELLYGLFKVNKFKEAFGLVREIHDKGLKLNLVTYNTILNGFCRAGMTNETMQVFGDMLKCGTKPDTITYNILIYFFCKQGRIESAIQLFNSTGAAKEWCPDVITYTSLLWGICSSIGLDEAMVYLHKMISEGICPNFGTWNVLVQCFFSSLGHLGPIYILDEILHDG comes from the coding sequence ATGTATCTGAAAGAAGGATGCTCCTTACTGCTGAAAATCCACAAACCCACAAGACCCTTGGTGCTCAGCTCAAACCCAAACCTAGTTCCCAGCTTAAACCCTAAACCCCAAACTGAACCCACCCAACCCATTTTGAAAGAGTCTGAAGTCTTTCAGAGGCTGAAGCATGAGCCCCAGTTGGGTCTGGCATTGGAGTATTTCAGGTCCATTTCCAACTCCAGAGCTTTCAAACACACCCAATTGACATACACGGCCATGATTGAGAAGCTTGGGAGCCAATGTGAAATGGATGGTGTGCAGTACTTGATGCACCAGATGAAACTGGAGGGGGTGAGTTGCTCTGAGGACTTGTTTATAAGTGTGGTAAAGGCTTATAGGAGAGCTGGGTTGGCTGAGCAGGCATTGAAGGTGTTTTATAGGATAAGAGAATTCGGGTGCAAACCGAGTGTGAAGATTTACAATCACTTGTTGGATGCGTTGCTTTGTGAAAATAGGTTTCGGATGATTAATCCGGTGTATGTTAATATGAAGAAAGATGGGATGGTGCCGAATGTGTTTACTTATAATATTTTGTTGAAGGCATTGTGTAAGAATGATAGGGTGGATGGTGCACATAAGTTGCTTGTTGAAATGTCTAAGAAGGGATGTTGTCCTGACACGGTGAGCTATACGACTGTAGTGTCTGCATTGTGTAGGCTTGGGAAGGTAGACGAAGCGAGGGAGCTTGCTTGTAAGTTTGAGCCTAATGTGGCTGTTTATAATGCTTTGGTTAATGGATTGTGCAAAGAGTTCAAGTTTGAAGAGGCGTTGGTGTTGCTGGTTGAAATGGCTGATAAGGGATTAGACCCTAATGTCATTACATACTCGACGGTTATTAGTTCTCTTTCTGATATGAGGAATGTTGAGTCTGCTCTTGCAGTTTTGGCTAAGATGTTTGTGAGGGGATGTAGGCCTAACATTCACACCTTTACTTCCTTGATAAAGGGTTATTTTATGGAAGGTAGAGTTAGTGAAGCTCTGGACTTGTGGAACCGCATGGTGTGTGAGGGATTTGAGCCAAATGTTGTTGCATATACTACTGTTATACATGGTCTCTGCTCTGTTGGGAATATGCGCAAAGCTATATCTGTTTTACATGAGATGCAGAAAAAGGGTTGTTCTCCAAATGTAACCACATATAGCACTCTTATTGATGGGTTTGCAAAAGCTGGCAACCTTGTTCGGGCATCTGAGACTTGGAACAATATGATGGACTGTGGTTGCCGTCCTAATGTAATAGCATATACCTGTATGGTGGATGTTCTGTGCAGGAAATATATGTTTAATCAAGCTCAATGTCTTTTAGAAAATATGACTGCAGAAGGCTGTCCTCCAAATATAGTTACTTTTAACACATTTATTAAAGGGTTATGTGAAGGTGGAGAAGTAGATTGGGCTGTCAAGGTGCTCAACAAGATGAGGGACAATGGGAGTTTGCCTAACATTACAACATATAATGAGTTATTGTATGGTCTCTTCAAGGTGAACAAATTCAAAGAAGCATTTGGACTTGTCAGGGAGATACATGATAAGGGATTGAAATTGAATTTGGTAACATACAACACCATTTTAAATGGTTTTTGTCGTGCTGGGATGACCAACGAGACTATGCAGGTTTTTGGCGACATGCTGAAATGTGGAACAAAGCCTGATACCATTACATATAACATACTGATATATTTCTTTTGCAAGCAAGGGAGGATAGAGAGTGCTATTCAGCTTTTCAACAGTACTGGTGCAGCAAAGGAGTGGTGCCCAGATGTAATAACTTATACTAGTCTTCTATGGGGAATTTGTAGCTCAATAGGTCTAGACGAGGCCATGGTTTATCTTCATAAGATGATAAGTGAAGGTATCTGCCCCAACTTTGGCACATGGAATGTATTGGTGCAGTGTTTCTTTAGCAGCTTAGGTCATTTGGGGCCAATCTACATACTGGATGAAATTCTTCATGATGGATAA
- the LOC101298983 gene encoding ER membrane protein complex subunit 6-like — protein sequence MAGHNESSASGKNLGEASNDVPTRNAESLQSNMKIVYYSRTFMSIISGVIAGILGFTGLSGFILYFLIMAITSVGLIAKAGFQVHSYFDSWNQIILDGFLGGLLSFVLFWTFSYDIVHIF from the exons ATGGCTGGACACAATGAGTCAAGTGCATCTGGGAAGAATTTGGGCGAGGCCTCAAATGATGTACCAACCAGAAATGCTGAGAGTTTGCAAAGTAACATGAAGATTGTCTACTACAG CCGAACATTTATGTCTATCATCAGCGGGGTCATTGCTGGAATTCTAGGGTTCACTGGCCTTTCTGGATTTATTTTGTATTTCCTTATTATGGCCATTACTTCGGTTGGACTGATTGCCAAGGCAGGATTTCAAGTTCATTCGTATTTTGACAGCTGGAACCAGATTATACTTGACGGCTTCCTGGGTGGGCTTTTGTCATTTGTGCTGTTCTGGACGTTTTCTTATGACATTGTGCATATATTCTGA